From a region of the Odoribacter splanchnicus DSM 20712 genome:
- the rho gene encoding transcription termination factor Rho, whose protein sequence is MYDILELNDKLLADLRQIAKTLNIKRVESYKKQELIYKILDQQALVAAQSEPVVEPAAPEAAAPVEKREKKPRIRVVRPGVEKVGDSKGGVQKFARREEKKKGEVKKEEVKSEEIKNEEPLREEVKKETLKQEEPKKEERRREDFRQNQNNREEKWSGGRKEFARKPQNNPPKERANRFVHEDIIEKDLDFGDVIEEEFDKENYDYQGERENDTIQPELVEVQENRYEENRQEPAIGNGNGNTNPNRMRFDKRDKYYEFEGIILNSGVLEIMPDGYGFLRSSDYNYLNSPDDIYVSQSQIKLFGLQTGDTVEGTVRPPKEGEKYFPLIKVEKINGKTPDAVRDRIPFDHLTPLFPNEKFNITGNGKATISTRVVDMFAPIGKGQRGLIVAQPKTGKTVLLKEIANAIAANHPEVYLIILLIDERPEEVTDMARSVRAEVISSTFDEPAERHVKVANIVLEKAKRMVECGHDVVILLDSITRLARAYNTVSPASGKVLSGGVDANALHKPKRFFGAARNIEGGGSLTILATALTETGSKMDDVIFEEFKGTGNMELQLDRKLSNKRIYPAVDITASSTRREDLLLEEYTLNRIWILRNYLTDMNSVEAMQFVKDRLEKTKSNEEFLISMNDK, encoded by the coding sequence ATGTATGACATTCTGGAACTAAATGACAAATTGCTGGCAGATTTGCGGCAGATTGCTAAAACGTTAAATATCAAAAGAGTAGAGTCTTATAAAAAACAAGAACTAATCTATAAAATATTGGATCAGCAGGCTTTAGTGGCTGCTCAGTCTGAACCTGTTGTAGAGCCTGCTGCTCCCGAAGCCGCTGCTCCGGTTGAAAAAAGAGAGAAAAAACCGAGAATCCGGGTAGTTCGTCCCGGAGTAGAGAAAGTAGGTGACTCTAAAGGTGGGGTACAAAAATTCGCCCGTCGCGAAGAGAAGAAAAAAGGAGAAGTAAAGAAGGAAGAGGTGAAAAGCGAAGAGATAAAGAACGAGGAACCGCTGCGTGAAGAAGTAAAAAAGGAAACTCTAAAACAGGAAGAACCTAAAAAAGAAGAACGCCGCCGCGAAGATTTCCGGCAGAATCAAAATAACCGCGAAGAAAAATGGAGCGGAGGACGTAAAGAATTTGCCCGGAAGCCTCAGAATAATCCCCCAAAAGAGCGGGCTAATCGTTTTGTACATGAGGATATCATAGAAAAAGATCTGGATTTCGGAGATGTGATCGAAGAAGAATTCGATAAAGAAAATTACGATTACCAAGGTGAACGCGAAAACGATACGATACAACCGGAATTAGTAGAAGTACAGGAAAACCGGTATGAGGAAAACCGTCAGGAACCTGCGATTGGAAATGGAAACGGAAATACTAATCCGAACCGGATGCGGTTTGATAAGCGCGATAAATATTATGAATTCGAAGGTATTATTCTGAATTCGGGTGTATTGGAAATTATGCCCGATGGATATGGCTTTTTGCGTTCCTCGGATTACAATTACCTTAACTCTCCCGATGATATCTATGTTTCGCAAAGCCAGATCAAGTTGTTCGGTTTGCAAACCGGAGATACCGTAGAAGGAACGGTACGGCCGCCGAAAGAAGGAGAGAAGTATTTTCCTTTGATCAAGGTGGAAAAAATAAACGGGAAAACTCCCGATGCAGTCCGGGATCGTATTCCTTTCGATCACCTGACTCCTCTGTTTCCGAATGAGAAATTCAATATTACCGGTAATGGAAAAGCTACCATTTCTACCCGAGTTGTAGATATGTTCGCTCCGATCGGTAAAGGACAGCGCGGTCTGATCGTCGCTCAGCCTAAAACCGGTAAAACCGTATTGCTGAAAGAGATTGCCAACGCGATCGCTGCGAATCACCCCGAAGTTTATCTGATCATCCTGTTGATCGATGAACGTCCTGAGGAAGTAACAGACATGGCACGGAGCGTAAGAGCCGAAGTCATTTCTTCTACTTTCGACGAACCGGCAGAAAGACACGTCAAGGTGGCCAATATCGTTTTGGAAAAAGCCAAAAGAATGGTGGAATGCGGACATGATGTGGTGATCCTGCTGGATTCTATCACCCGTTTGGCACGTGCTTACAATACGGTATCGCCCGCTTCCGGTAAAGTTCTTTCCGGTGGTGTAGATGCCAACGCTTTGCATAAACCGAAACGCTTCTTCGGAGCTGCCCGGAATATTGAGGGCGGTGGATCGCTGACTATTTTAGCTACGGCTTTGACCGAGACCGGCTCGAAGATGGACGATGTGATTTTCGAAGAATTTAAAGGTACCGGTAATATGGAATTGCAATTGGATCGTAAGCTTTCCAATAAACGGATTTATCCGGCTGTGGATATTACTGCTTCCAGCACTCGTCGCGAAGATTTGTTGCTCGAGGAATATACCCTCAACCGCATCTGGATTCTGAGAAACTACCTGACCGATATGAACTCTGTGGAAGCAATGCAGTTTGTGAAAGATCGGCTTGAAAAAACAAAATCGAACGAGGAATTCCTGATTTCGATGAATGATAAATAA
- a CDS encoding IS1182 family transposase: MAKIVFKELTSNQNVLFPVSLSEKIASNHPVRVVNSVVDALDISSLLRAYKGGGTSSYHPRMMLKVLFYAYLNNIYSCRKIEKALQENIHFMWLSGNSTPDFRTINDFRGKRLKENIKSLFSAIVLLLQESGYVSLDVQYIDGTKVESASNRYTFVWRGSVEKNKAKLESKIQAVLSEVDKHIEQDKQERTPDTLPDMDSCGLREKVSALNKRLSGMNKAEQKQVKKLQEEYLPRLAKYESQLEKLGDRNSFSKTDEDATFMRMKEDHMKNGQLKPAYNIQLATENQFITNLGIYRRAGDTGTLIPFLKDFRETYHRQSFIVVADAGYGSEQNYEFMENAGIEAFVKYNYFHKEQKCAWKKDAFAIQNLYYNREQDYYVCPMGQHMEYTGQRKSKSDLGYVSVLKRYQAQNCEGCPLRSQCHKSKTNRIIEVNYKLNRYKQKAREKLMSEEGIYHRGRRCIEPEAVFAQIKHNSAWNRFRLRGLEKVKTEFTLVAIAHNLRKLAKKNSFLLFLTYFWRITFPKEIIEKTKDVLKIKMDNKRAA; the protein is encoded by the coding sequence ATGGCTAAGATAGTATTTAAAGAGTTAACTTCCAACCAAAATGTACTTTTTCCGGTTAGTTTATCGGAAAAGATAGCTTCGAACCATCCCGTTCGTGTAGTAAACAGTGTTGTAGATGCCTTAGATATTAGCAGTCTGCTGCGGGCATATAAAGGAGGAGGAACCAGCAGCTACCATCCCCGTATGATGCTCAAAGTCCTGTTTTATGCATACCTGAACAATATCTATTCCTGTCGCAAAATAGAAAAGGCCTTACAGGAGAATATTCACTTCATGTGGTTGTCAGGTAATAGTACTCCCGATTTCCGCACTATCAATGATTTCCGTGGCAAACGCTTAAAAGAAAATATAAAATCGTTGTTTTCAGCCATTGTTCTGCTGCTACAGGAATCCGGCTATGTCAGTTTGGATGTACAGTATATCGATGGCACCAAAGTTGAATCGGCATCCAACCGCTACACTTTTGTCTGGCGTGGGAGTGTGGAAAAGAACAAGGCAAAACTGGAGTCGAAAATACAGGCAGTCCTTAGTGAGGTAGACAAACATATTGAGCAGGACAAACAGGAAAGGACACCGGATACCTTACCGGATATGGATTCCTGTGGTTTGCGGGAAAAAGTGAGCGCTTTAAACAAACGGCTCTCCGGGATGAACAAAGCCGAGCAAAAGCAAGTCAAAAAGCTACAGGAAGAATATCTGCCCCGCCTTGCCAAATATGAATCGCAATTGGAGAAATTAGGGGATCGTAATTCTTTCAGTAAGACAGATGAGGATGCGACCTTCATGCGCATGAAAGAGGATCATATGAAAAACGGGCAATTGAAACCCGCCTATAATATACAGCTTGCTACAGAGAATCAGTTTATTACAAATCTGGGCATTTACAGGCGCGCCGGAGACACAGGAACTCTAATTCCTTTTTTGAAAGATTTTCGGGAGACTTATCATAGGCAATCCTTTATAGTAGTAGCTGATGCCGGTTATGGAAGTGAACAAAACTACGAGTTTATGGAGAATGCGGGTATAGAGGCTTTTGTCAAGTACAATTATTTCCACAAAGAGCAGAAGTGTGCCTGGAAGAAGGATGCTTTTGCCATACAGAACCTTTACTACAATCGGGAACAGGATTACTACGTATGCCCGATGGGACAACATATGGAATATACAGGTCAAAGGAAAAGTAAGTCCGATTTGGGATATGTATCCGTACTGAAACGTTATCAGGCACAGAACTGTGAGGGTTGCCCGCTGAGATCTCAATGTCATAAATCAAAGACCAACCGGATCATAGAAGTCAACTATAAACTTAACAGGTATAAACAAAAAGCGCGCGAAAAACTCATGAGCGAAGAAGGTATTTATCATCGGGGCAGACGATGTATAGAACCGGAAGCTGTCTTCGCACAGATAAAGCATAACTCGGCATGGAACCGATTTAGATTAAGAGGGCTGGAGAAGGTAAAAACAGAGTTTACCCTGGTTGCTATTGCACATAATCTAAGGAAACTGGCTAAAAAAAACAGCTTTCTTTTATTTCTTACTTATTTCTGGAGGATTACTTTTCCAAAAGAGATAATAGAGAAGACCAAAGATGTTTTAAAAATAAAAATGGATAATAAACGGGCAGCATAA
- a CDS encoding ATP-binding protein: MNSLVSTHIALLQDRVSSIRRGLMDRIDRNSRLIAVKGSRGVGKTNFLLDYSKEYHPQDNTCLYVNVNNLFIVNDGLFHFVEHFYKLGGKVLLLDQAHKYPEWDKELRACYDAFPDLQIIFTASSIVRIKSNAYLKGIVDMYNLSGLSFREFLELETNQTFPVYSFADMVERHEEIVEDILKHVRPLAYFNNYLEYGYYPIYLEEKSHIDYLLKNINLTLEFDIPYASQIELKYLVKLKQLLYIAAKDNTCNVNISKLSGLIGVSRATVLNYLNYMKNARLLTLLYDTDNDDDCGKKPKKLYIHNPNLLNAVCLEDVDTTVLRKSFFLSQLCPMSRITYTERADFLVDGKYRIAVCGEGEGQKFDSSLVVMEDMIERGKGNIMPLWLAGFTY, translated from the coding sequence ATGAACAGTTTAGTATCGACACATATAGCTCTTTTACAGGATCGGGTATCTTCTATCCGGCGGGGATTGATGGACCGGATCGATCGGAATAGCCGTCTGATTGCGGTAAAAGGAAGCCGTGGAGTAGGAAAAACGAATTTTCTGCTGGATTACAGTAAAGAATATCATCCGCAGGATAATACCTGTCTGTATGTGAATGTCAACAATCTGTTTATCGTTAACGACGGATTGTTTCATTTTGTAGAGCATTTTTATAAGTTAGGAGGGAAAGTGTTGTTGTTGGATCAGGCCCATAAATACCCCGAGTGGGATAAAGAATTGAGGGCTTGTTACGATGCTTTCCCCGATTTGCAGATTATTTTTACGGCTTCATCAATCGTCAGGATCAAATCGAATGCCTATCTGAAAGGGATTGTCGATATGTATAATCTGAGTGGGTTGTCTTTCCGCGAATTTCTGGAATTAGAAACCAATCAGACTTTTCCGGTTTATTCTTTTGCAGATATGGTCGAACGGCATGAGGAAATCGTCGAGGATATCCTGAAACATGTACGCCCTTTGGCTTATTTTAATAATTATCTGGAATACGGCTATTATCCGATTTATCTCGAAGAGAAATCACACATCGATTATTTGCTGAAAAATATCAATCTGACACTGGAATTCGATATTCCCTATGCCAGCCAGATCGAGTTGAAATATTTAGTGAAGTTGAAACAATTGCTGTATATCGCTGCTAAAGATAATACCTGTAATGTGAATATCAGCAAGTTGAGCGGACTGATCGGCGTGTCGAGGGCTACTGTGCTCAATTATCTGAATTACATGAAAAATGCGCGTTTGCTGACTTTATTGTATGATACGGATAATGACGATGATTGTGGGAAAAAGCCAAAAAAATTGTATATCCATAATCCGAACTTGCTGAATGCAGTCTGTCTGGAGGATGTGGATACGACTGTGTTAAGAAAATCGTTTTTTCTGAGTCAGTTATGTCCGATGAGCCGTATTACTTATACCGAACGTGCCGATTTTTTGGTAGACGGTAAGTATCGGATTGCGGTTTGCGGAGAAGGGGAAGGACAGAAATTCGATTCCTCTTTGGTAGTTATGGAAGACATGATCGAACGGGGCAAAGGGAATATAATGCCGCTTTGGTTGGCGGGGTTTACTTATTAA